One part of the Spiroplasma turonicum genome encodes these proteins:
- a CDS encoding Cof-type HAD-IIB family hydrolase, with protein sequence MSKIKLIAMDIDGTVLGKGHVVSKKTLDILDKARNSNIKVCLATGRHILRTKNIAESIKSHLNGDYVVCLNGGGLYKFENNNINTIFEVTFTVEEFDNIYKKAKELNVNCWSYDKKDNTSTVLKRNLFTFALSKLSGRKSIVYKNDIKTLSYKLICNGKGKNIKKFKDYLNSSGFRYYDWSYSDSSKRIEVCPKGINKSYALNKILELENINLNEVAFFGDGDNDKELLKLVGYGVAMGNAHEEVKKHATHITLKNTEDGIYEFLKDYIQ encoded by the coding sequence ATGAGTAAGATTAAACTTATAGCTATGGATATTGATGGAACAGTTTTAGGTAAAGGGCATGTTGTCTCTAAAAAAACTCTTGATATCCTAGATAAAGCAAGAAATTCAAATATTAAAGTGTGTTTAGCAACTGGTAGACATATTTTACGTACCAAAAATATAGCAGAATCTATTAAAAGTCATTTAAATGGTGATTATGTAGTTTGTTTAAATGGTGGAGGTCTCTATAAATTTGAAAATAATAATATAAATACTATATTTGAAGTTACTTTTACTGTTGAAGAGTTTGATAATATTTATAAAAAAGCAAAAGAATTAAATGTTAATTGTTGAAGTTATGATAAAAAGGATAATACTTCAACGGTTTTAAAAAGAAATTTATTCACTTTTGCCTTGAGTAAGTTATCAGGTCGCAAAAGTATTGTTTATAAAAATGATATAAAAACATTATCATATAAATTAATATGCAATGGCAAAGGGAAAAACATTAAAAAGTTTAAAGATTATTTAAATAGCTCAGGTTTTAGATATTATGATTGAAGTTATAGTGATAGTTCTAAAAGAATTGAAGTTTGTCCAAAAGGAATAAATAAATCTTATGCTTTAAACAAAATATTAGAGCTTGAAAATATTAATTTAAATGAAGTAGCTTTCTTTGGTGATGGCGACAATGATAAGGAATTATTAAAACTAGTTGGATATGGTGTAGCTATGGGAAATGCCCATGAAGAGGTTAAAAAACATGCTACACACATTACTCTTAAAAATACTGAAGATGGTATTTATGAGTTTTTAAAAGATTATATACAATAA
- the potA gene encoding spermidine/putrescine ABC transporter ATP-binding protein, which yields MKNNKNILEIRDLTKSYDGKVVLKGVSFNVKEGEFITLLGPSGCGKSTTLNIIGGREKQESGQILFEGKDLTPIPSNKRQINTIFQNYALFPHYDVYDNIAYGLRIKKTKEDLVAKEVSHYIKKLSLEGLENKRVHELSGGQKQRVAIARALILKPRILLLDEPMSALDVHLRKRMQDELKDLQEEVGITFILVTHDQEEALTLSDRIVVINDGAIQQIGTPEAIYNEPENRWVAKFIGSSNIIENGEFIRDMKVKFDGKEFDCTDKGFGENQSNIDIVIRPEDVLIDEPGKGYFDGIVENIIFKGVHYEITIKCLNRIYKSHTTQFHDFDKPVSVKWASDDLHVMWKEVDE from the coding sequence ATGAAAAACAATAAAAATATTTTAGAAATTCGTGATCTTACAAAAAGTTACGATGGTAAAGTTGTTTTAAAAGGTGTGAGTTTTAACGTCAAAGAAGGAGAATTTATTACATTATTGGGACCATCTGGTTGTGGAAAATCTACAACTTTAAATATTATTGGTGGAAGAGAAAAACAAGAATCTGGTCAAATTCTTTTTGAAGGAAAAGATTTAACACCAATTCCAAGTAATAAAAGACAAATAAACACAATTTTTCAAAATTATGCTTTATTCCCTCATTATGATGTTTATGACAACATAGCTTATGGTCTAAGAATCAAAAAAACTAAAGAAGATTTAGTTGCTAAAGAAGTCTCACACTATATTAAAAAATTATCTCTTGAAGGGTTAGAAAATAAAAGAGTTCATGAACTTAGTGGTGGTCAAAAACAAAGAGTAGCTATCGCTAGAGCTTTAATTTTAAAACCAAGAATTCTATTATTAGACGAACCTATGTCTGCATTAGATGTTCATTTAAGAAAAAGAATGCAAGATGAGTTAAAAGACTTACAAGAAGAAGTTGGTATTACATTTATATTAGTTACCCACGATCAAGAAGAAGCACTAACATTAAGTGATAGAATTGTCGTTATTAACGATGGTGCAATTCAACAAATTGGTACACCAGAAGCAATTTATAATGAACCAGAAAATAGATGAGTTGCAAAATTTATTGGCTCATCAAATATTATTGAAAATGGCGAATTTATTAGAGATATGAAAGTTAAATTTGATGGTAAAGAGTTTGATTGTACAGATAAAGGTTTTGGTGAAAACCAAAGCAATATCGATATTGTCATAAGACCTGAAGATGTTTTAATTGATGAACCAGGTAAAGGATATTTCGATGGAATTGTTGAAAATATTATTTTCAAGGGTGTACATTATGAAATTACAATCAAATGTTTAAACAGAATTTATAAATCACACACAACTCAGTTTCATGATTTTGACAAACCAGTATCAGTTAAGTGAGCTTCTGATGACTTGCATGTTATGTGAAAGGAAGTAGATGAATAA
- the potB gene encoding spermidine/putrescine ABC transporter permease, with product MNNNPLTDTNINNENHELQTELNEIDNIEAVYDSEIPDTHKVKLKEKIGNFRIFKSMKKKVWPVLLPFMIVMSILVILPLIGIIIFAIVDPTGDSVKFSVNLKNFLKLFTTGSIMLVLGLSLLYAFVASVITVIFAYPIALIMSQLKNKLLAKNMWVLVTLPIWISMILKILGLRSIFMILSGSIIGTPIAIVIGMIYMFLPFAIAPIYNALQNQDSIYYYAALDLKASKTKAFFHTTFRASLPGVFAGFTLVIVQAATSLLVVRYMGDGKINLITNIIENYFFRGTDFGYGAAVAVFLAFLLLIIMGVVKLISNKFEVRGSKKWKNSSNPVIS from the coding sequence ATGAATAATAATCCACTTACTGATACAAATATAAATAATGAAAATCATGAATTACAAACTGAGTTAAATGAAATTGATAACATTGAAGCTGTATATGATAGCGAAATTCCTGATACTCATAAAGTAAAACTAAAAGAAAAAATTGGTAACTTTCGAATATTTAAGTCAATGAAAAAAAAGGTTTGACCAGTATTATTGCCTTTTATGATAGTTATGAGTATATTAGTTATTCTTCCACTTATTGGAATTATAATATTTGCAATTGTAGATCCAACTGGTGATAGTGTTAAGTTTTCAGTAAATTTAAAAAACTTTTTAAAATTATTTACAACTGGTTCTATAATGTTAGTCTTAGGTTTATCACTTTTATATGCTTTTGTAGCAAGTGTTATTACTGTTATATTTGCATACCCAATTGCTTTAATAATGTCACAATTAAAAAATAAATTATTGGCTAAAAATATGTGAGTATTAGTTACTCTGCCAATTTGAATATCTATGATATTAAAAATTCTTGGTTTAAGAAGTATTTTTATGATACTTTCTGGATCAATAATTGGTACACCAATTGCAATCGTTATAGGTATGATATATATGTTTTTACCTTTTGCAATTGCTCCAATTTATAATGCATTACAAAACCAAGATAGTATTTATTATTATGCTGCTTTAGATTTAAAAGCAAGTAAAACAAAAGCGTTTTTTCACACAACATTCCGCGCCTCACTACCAGGAGTATTTGCTGGTTTCACATTAGTAATTGTTCAAGCTGCAACTTCACTTCTTGTGGTTAGATACATGGGAGATGGAAAAATAAACCTAATAACAAATATTATAGAAAATTATTTCTTTAGAGGTACTGATTTTGGATATGGAGCTGCAGTTGCAGTATTCTTAGCATTCTTATTATTAATAATAATGGGAGTTGTTAAATTAATATCTAATAAATTCGAAGTAAGGGGGTCAAAAAAATGAAAAAATTCATCAAATCCTGTTATTTCTTAA
- the potCD gene encoding spermidine/putrescine ABC transporter permease/substrate-binding protein — protein MKKFIKSCYFLIMMLFIYVPIATMIFLSFNSGKNVDDFTGFSFRWYKYLIEYSPFIKSLTVSLFVAMISTVISIIIGVMACYGLSRIKRKVANRWVRVANIPLVNADVITAVSLMIIFVLAGIKFGIVTLIAAHISFNVPYVIVTVLPFMNRIDKNVIDASNDLGGNQRQTFFKVILPILLPSIITATAICFAMSFDDFIISYFTGGDQTNVSTFIYTAKKITPYINAFGTILVITIVLIVLIWNAVQITSQSIKENKLKLKNGTYKLKELSNIKKQIKYYEKCVETNSEICTSLNPFLWIKYKFLQLQYKTLSNKTLNAKISRLEWKKELLVEKINDDSRTLAILSKLENKKTVLKTKNESKKIPNLDVILLSLDKKISKYQEKVELINQRKLETENKIKELENDIKILKEDLSNEKNPNDKTINWYNTKILSISEEVNILKEGKNKYKLKQTIDKLNQLKSQQEEKMLKKYDELQVWKRKVKRVVPFSNVNGTIVNESKISKYEKLITSSQMKLDNLLFRISKKKDKLFPVVNTETVVSKNNVWIKRNWKKIVMSTSVLAAFSLLTTAYALNNVYDLIIGNWGSYIAPNVIENFEKQEGVKLNYQQFDSNESLYNKTYTFNYDVMVPSEYMIKKLAEEDKLQKLNYNCIKKINKPDLTKPIYDDEDGTFKGYKPVDKGVCQYESIENKDYTDDKGKKSYDMDPTLVNILDKTKIGDDNESILDYSINWFWGDVSMAFNIGSDEEVPNENLIKFLDEKGLFNKNKSDNRFKWNIDNSKLSWNILWEAADRGFDLKLNEDPKNVFMYAFEKLYGTVDLNGKFKDAEGNLKGLTSSEKQERIDTAAIEVEKLLAHNNVGLYGDQIMDRVHAKEYDIAVLYNGDLLWATAPDYTSEDDENDESLSEEEAGSEEESTEEKNDWVYTTLKSTPHLEHNEDGTAFTEGTNVWSDSLVLSNTNRNLELTYKFINYMYDYEIQRLQVEEATATSIIKDLNEEISNPDGDYGAPWDKWYNPSSNPEDQPFGFDKNWDNYLVDKFNQIISTKH, from the coding sequence ATGAAAAAATTCATCAAATCCTGTTATTTCTTAATAATGATGTTATTCATTTATGTTCCAATTGCAACAATGATATTTTTATCATTTAATAGCGGTAAAAATGTAGATGATTTTACTGGATTTAGTTTTAGATGATACAAATATTTAATTGAATATTCTCCATTTATTAAATCATTAACAGTTTCATTATTTGTTGCTATGATATCAACAGTTATTTCAATTATAATTGGTGTTATGGCATGTTATGGTTTAAGCAGAATTAAACGAAAAGTGGCTAATAGATGAGTAAGGGTTGCAAATATACCATTAGTAAATGCAGATGTTATTACAGCAGTCAGTTTAATGATTATATTTGTATTAGCGGGCATAAAGTTTGGAATAGTAACTTTAATTGCTGCTCACATTTCTTTCAATGTCCCTTATGTAATTGTTACAGTATTACCATTTATGAATAGAATTGATAAAAATGTTATTGATGCATCAAATGACTTGGGTGGAAACCAAAGACAAACATTTTTTAAAGTTATTCTACCAATATTATTACCATCAATTATTACAGCAACAGCAATTTGTTTTGCTATGAGTTTTGATGACTTTATAATTTCATATTTTACTGGTGGAGATCAAACAAATGTTTCAACATTTATTTATACTGCAAAAAAAATAACACCATATATAAATGCTTTTGGAACAATTTTGGTAATAACAATTGTTTTAATTGTTTTAATTTGGAATGCAGTTCAAATAACTTCACAATCAATAAAAGAAAACAAACTAAAGTTAAAAAATGGAACTTATAAATTAAAAGAACTAAGTAATATAAAAAAACAAATTAAGTATTATGAAAAATGCGTTGAAACAAACTCAGAAATTTGTACTAGTCTAAATCCATTTTTATGAATTAAATATAAGTTTTTACAATTACAATACAAAACTTTAAGTAATAAAACTTTAAATGCAAAGATTAGTAGACTAGAATGAAAAAAAGAATTATTAGTAGAAAAGATTAATGATGACTCTAGAACTTTAGCAATACTATCAAAATTAGAAAATAAAAAAACTGTATTAAAAACTAAAAATGAGTCAAAAAAAATACCAAACCTTGATGTTATATTATTAAGTCTAGACAAAAAGATTTCTAAATATCAAGAAAAGGTTGAATTGATTAATCAAAGAAAACTTGAAACTGAAAATAAAATAAAAGAATTAGAAAACGATATAAAAATTCTTAAAGAAGACCTTTCTAATGAGAAAAACCCAAATGATAAAACAATTAATTGATACAATACAAAAATATTATCAATATCAGAGGAAGTTAATATTCTTAAAGAAGGAAAAAATAAGTACAAGTTAAAACAAACAATTGATAAATTAAACCAACTTAAATCACAACAAGAAGAAAAAATGCTTAAAAAGTATGACGAATTACAAGTATGAAAAAGAAAAGTAAAAAGAGTTGTTCCATTTTCTAATGTAAATGGAACAATTGTTAATGAATCAAAAATTTCTAAATACGAAAAACTAATTACAAGTTCACAAATGAAATTAGATAATTTATTATTTAGAATTTCAAAGAAAAAAGACAAGTTATTTCCTGTTGTAAATACTGAAACTGTTGTAAGTAAAAACAATGTTTGAATAAAACGTAACTGAAAAAAAATCGTTATGTCAACTAGTGTTTTGGCTGCTTTTTCATTGTTAACAACAGCTTATGCTCTAAATAATGTTTATGATTTAATAATTGGTAACTGAGGAAGTTATATAGCTCCAAATGTTATTGAGAATTTTGAAAAACAAGAAGGAGTAAAACTAAATTATCAACAATTTGATTCTAATGAAAGTTTATATAACAAAACTTATACTTTTAATTATGATGTAATGGTACCAAGTGAGTATATGATAAAAAAACTTGCAGAAGAAGACAAGTTACAAAAACTTAATTATAATTGTATTAAAAAAATAAATAAACCGGACTTAACTAAGCCAATTTATGATGATGAAGATGGCACATTTAAAGGCTATAAACCTGTTGATAAAGGTGTTTGTCAATATGAATCAATAGAGAATAAAGATTATACTGATGATAAAGGTAAAAAGTCATATGACATGGACCCAACATTAGTAAATATTCTTGATAAAACAAAAATTGGTGATGATAATGAAAGTATTTTAGACTATTCAATAAACTGATTCTGAGGTGATGTAAGTATGGCATTTAACATTGGTTCAGATGAAGAAGTTCCAAATGAAAATCTTATTAAATTTTTAGATGAAAAAGGATTATTTAATAAAAATAAATCTGATAATCGCTTTAAGTGAAATATAGATAATTCTAAATTATCTTGAAATATTTTATGAGAGGCTGCAGATAGGGGATTTGACTTAAAACTTAATGAAGATCCAAAAAATGTATTTATGTATGCTTTTGAAAAACTTTATGGAACTGTTGATTTAAATGGTAAGTTTAAAGACGCAGAAGGTAATCTTAAAGGATTAACTTCATCAGAAAAACAAGAAAGAATTGACACAGCTGCTATTGAAGTTGAAAAACTTTTAGCACATAACAACGTTGGTTTATATGGAGACCAAATAATGGATAGAGTACATGCTAAAGAGTATGATATTGCTGTTCTATATAATGGTGATCTATTATGAGCAACTGCTCCAGATTATACTTCAGAAGATGATGAAAATGATGAAAGCTTAAGTGAAGAAGAAGCGGGTTCTGAAGAAGAATCTACAGAAGAAAAAAATGATTGAGTATATACTACTCTAAAGTCAACACCTCACTTGGAGCATAATGAAGATGGTACGGCATTTACTGAAGGGACAAATGTTTGAAGCGATAGCCTAGTTTTAAGCAATACAAATAGAAATTTAGAGTTAACATATAAATTTATTAATTATATGTATGATTATGAGATTCAAAGACTTCAAGTCGAAGAAGCAACTGCAACTTCAATTATAAAAGATTTGAATGAAGAAATTTCTAACCCTGATGGAGATTATGGAGCCCCTTGAGATAAATGATATAATCCCTCAAGTAATCCAGAAGATCAACCATTTGGATTTGATAAAAACTGAGATAATTATTTAGTTGATAAATTTAACCAAATAATTTCTACAAAACATTAA
- a CDS encoding ABC transporter ATP-binding protein, with protein MEKNQFKTKDNLAMHLYSALKRRWILSSFLFILTILMAITLVANIEAIKYITSLLVAKSVVDSTDDPDKLLDILRRQMSEEEWSFIGPYIKNWIANNLDKTKLINDMIHTFFYDYVEFDGQEVVANIFNLKLSLFDLAFFMIGDILVVVAISYMAFVISSHISESYETYLKRELMGRLIDQDIHFFNENKVGQIAGVLVKDVHVISKNIKEGPFIYSLSVSSIVLCAIEMFIINWKLALSVFGLLVICGVLVVIFALSTNIFTKRIEKYSKDIDNKTSEKIYSIRLIKSSGSFDLEKKQYVEDTKKVDKKNKKKSYLSEIPSTIILGGIGSFAMASVIFGVFLFYSNSQTLISIISAFTTGVVVMTLPLLQLRQVIYDVPACKISADNVSFILNKEILINKHEKLLFQEEFKNAEFKNVVFSYPDSEKIIFNNVNLKFEKGKRYAFVGPTGSGKSTVAKLLLRFYDPKAGEIKVNGKHDLKNLNLKSWLNKIGYVDQEPQILSGTIYDNVRYGLENVSEESIVEACKKAKLHNLIESWEDGYDTVLFERGSQLSGGQKQRLVIARLLLKNPEILILDEATSALDNIVESEIQKELEKLMINRTTVSIAHRLSTIKNFDVIYVIQPDVGIVQTGTYDELLKVDGLFKSLYNASLNSK; from the coding sequence ATGGAAAAAAATCAATTTAAAACTAAAGATAACTTGGCAATGCATTTATACAGTGCACTTAAAAGAAGATGAATATTATCATCATTCTTATTTATTTTAACAATCTTAATGGCCATAACTTTAGTTGCTAATATAGAAGCAATAAAATATATTACTTCTTTGTTAGTTGCAAAAAGTGTCGTTGATTCAACCGACGACCCTGATAAATTATTAGATATTTTAAGAAGACAAATGAGTGAAGAAGAATGGAGTTTCATTGGTCCATATATAAAAAACTGAATTGCAAACAATTTAGATAAAACAAAATTAATTAATGATATGATTCATACATTCTTTTATGACTATGTTGAATTTGACGGTCAAGAAGTAGTGGCAAATATTTTTAACTTAAAATTATCTTTATTTGATTTAGCATTCTTTATGATTGGAGATATTCTTGTAGTAGTTGCAATCTCATATATGGCATTTGTAATCTCATCACACATAAGTGAATCATATGAAACTTATTTAAAGAGAGAACTAATGGGTAGATTAATTGACCAAGATATTCATTTTTTTAATGAAAATAAGGTTGGACAAATTGCAGGTGTTTTAGTTAAAGATGTTCATGTTATATCAAAAAACATTAAAGAAGGTCCTTTTATATATTCTTTATCAGTATCTTCAATAGTATTATGTGCAATTGAAATGTTTATAATCAATTGAAAACTTGCTTTATCTGTTTTTGGACTACTAGTTATTTGTGGTGTATTAGTTGTAATATTTGCTTTGAGCACTAATATTTTTACAAAAAGAATCGAAAAGTATTCAAAAGATATTGATAATAAAACTAGTGAAAAAATTTATAGTATACGTTTAATCAAATCAAGTGGTTCTTTTGATCTTGAAAAAAAACAATATGTTGAAGACACTAAGAAAGTAGATAAAAAAAATAAGAAAAAAAGCTATTTATCTGAAATTCCATCAACTATTATACTTGGGGGAATTGGTTCATTTGCAATGGCATCAGTAATATTTGGGGTTTTCTTATTTTATTCTAATTCTCAAACATTAATTAGTATAATATCAGCTTTTACAACAGGAGTTGTTGTTATGACACTTCCGTTGTTGCAATTAAGACAAGTAATATATGATGTGCCAGCATGTAAAATTTCAGCAGATAATGTTAGTTTCATATTGAATAAAGAAATTTTAATAAACAAACATGAAAAGCTATTATTTCAAGAAGAATTTAAAAATGCTGAATTTAAAAATGTTGTATTTTCATATCCCGATTCTGAAAAAATAATTTTCAATAATGTTAATTTAAAGTTTGAAAAAGGTAAAAGATATGCATTTGTTGGACCAACTGGTAGTGGTAAATCCACAGTCGCGAAGTTGTTATTAAGATTTTATGACCCAAAAGCTGGTGAAATAAAAGTAAATGGTAAGCATGATTTAAAAAATCTTAACTTAAAATCTTGGTTAAATAAAATTGGATATGTTGATCAAGAACCACAAATTTTAAGTGGTACTATTTATGATAATGTTAGATATGGTCTTGAAAACGTTAGTGAAGAAAGTATTGTAGAAGCTTGCAAAAAGGCTAAGTTACATAATCTTATTGAATCATGAGAAGATGGCTATGATACTGTTCTTTTTGAAAGAGGTAGTCAATTATCTGGTGGTCAAAAACAAAGGCTTGTAATTGCAAGATTGTTGCTTAAAAACCCTGAAATATTAATTCTCGATGAAGCTACAAGTGCGCTTGACAATATAGTTGAAAGCGAGATTCAAAAAGAACTTGAAAAATTAATGATTAATAGAACAACAGTTTCAATCGCTCATAGATTAAGCACGATAAAAAACTTTGACGTTATATATGTTATACAACCTGATGTAGGTATAGTCCAAACTGGAACTTATGATGAATTACTTAAAGTAGACGGGTTGTTCAAATCTCTATATAATGCAAGTTTAAATAGTAAGTAA
- a CDS encoding NCS2 family permease codes for MDKIKKNDDFKIERTKAEINESSKRRFIPRYFKFDYFKATFKKEIIGGISTFLAMVYILSVEPSILKQAPSIKDSSVTMNEGGIFVATAISAFICTFIMGLFANLPIGVAPSMGLNAMFTFNIAHNGIGYEGALIATLISSIFFTILSITKLRTLLIQCIPHSMHLAFGVGIGFFIAYVGLTNIGWFETTGGIPSAQLSNFKLYYPGIIIGMVVLFGSIILFYKKFIAPVALMMLIGFIIAVILANTVNDSSSISASFNNSVWNGWSYDDFSGFGSNIKNAYSEFTNVNIWNKPVMYVSIFIFIILNFFDATGTLKTINIETNKITERNDELSNKSLIIDASSTVIGSVMGVSHMSAYVESCVGISQGARTGFSTLITSLFFLLSLALFPLFKMIPNSVSGAATVFIGTIMIKSITDIEWKKPEIGLGAFFSIIFMITTYSIANGIAVGMIAYTVGCISTKQVKKVPILVWLLDFIFIAYFIAYAFIQ; via the coding sequence ATGGATAAAATAAAAAAAAATGATGACTTTAAAATTGAAAGAACAAAAGCAGAAATAAATGAATCTTCTAAAAGAAGATTTATACCAAGATATTTCAAGTTTGATTATTTTAAAGCCACATTTAAAAAAGAAATAATTGGTGGTATTAGTACTTTTTTAGCAATGGTATATATATTATCAGTTGAACCAAGTATTTTAAAACAAGCACCAAGTATAAAGGATTCTTCAGTCACAATGAATGAAGGTGGAATATTTGTTGCAACAGCAATTTCTGCATTCATATGTACATTTATTATGGGTCTATTTGCAAATTTACCAATTGGTGTTGCTCCAAGTATGGGGTTAAATGCAATGTTTACTTTCAACATTGCACATAATGGTATAGGTTATGAAGGTGCTTTAATCGCAACTTTAATATCATCTATATTTTTTACAATTCTTTCTATTACTAAGTTAAGAACTCTTTTAATACAATGCATACCACATTCAATGCATTTGGCATTTGGAGTAGGAATAGGTTTTTTTATAGCTTATGTAGGTCTTACTAATATAGGTTGATTTGAGACTACAGGTGGAATACCATCTGCACAATTATCAAATTTTAAATTGTATTACCCAGGAATAATAATTGGAATGGTAGTTTTATTTGGTTCAATAATATTATTTTATAAAAAATTTATAGCACCTGTTGCATTAATGATGTTAATAGGTTTTATTATTGCAGTGATACTTGCAAATACTGTTAATGATAGTTCTTCTATATCTGCATCATTTAATAATTCAGTTTGAAATGGGTGAAGTTATGATGATTTTAGTGGATTTGGAAGTAACATAAAAAATGCTTACTCTGAATTTACAAATGTCAATATATGAAACAAACCAGTTATGTATGTATCAATTTTCATATTTATTATATTAAACTTTTTTGATGCTACTGGTACATTAAAAACAATTAATATTGAAACTAATAAAATCACTGAAAGAAATGACGAATTATCAAATAAATCATTAATTATTGATGCTAGTTCAACAGTTATTGGATCAGTTATGGGTGTAAGTCACATGTCAGCATATGTTGAAAGTTGTGTAGGAATTTCACAAGGTGCACGAACTGGTTTTTCAACTTTAATAACATCATTATTTTTCTTATTAAGTTTAGCATTATTCCCATTGTTTAAAATGATACCAAACTCTGTGAGTGGGGCAGCAACTGTCTTCATAGGAACTATTATGATTAAATCAATTACTGATATAGAGTGGAAGAAACCTGAAATAGGCTTAGGTGCATTCTTTTCAATAATTTTCATGATTACAACTTACTCAATTGCAAATGGTATAGCAGTAGGTATGATCGCTTATACAGTAGGTTGTATATCTACAAAACAAGTTAAAAAAGTACCAATACTTGTATGATTATTAGATTTCATATTCATTGCTTACTTTATAGCCTATGCATTTATTCAGTAA
- a CDS encoding winged helix-turn-helix transcriptional regulator: MNSCPVEYSLQILKNKWTILIIRELLKTELRFNELKKKLNTISTKVLTENLRFLEFKNIILRNEIIGKVTNVYYSLSDIGFSLKPVLDALANWGIEQMKKNKKVTMNCDKFQ, from the coding sequence ATGAACTCATGTCCAGTTGAGTATAGTCTACAAATTTTGAAAAATAAATGAACTATTTTAATAATTAGGGAATTACTTAAAACTGAGTTAAGATTTAATGAATTAAAAAAGAAATTAAATACAATATCAACTAAAGTTTTGACTGAGAACCTAAGGTTTTTAGAGTTTAAAAATATTATATTAAGAAATGAAATTATTGGTAAAGTTACAAATGTATATTATTCTTTATCAGATATTGGTTTTTCTTTAAAACCAGTTTTAGATGCTTTAGCAAATTGAGGAATAGAACAAATGAAAAAAAATAAAAAAGTCACAATGAATTGTGACAAATTTCAATAA
- the rplM gene encoding 50S ribosomal protein L13, with the protein MKQTTLIKTADIAKKWYVVDASEQTLGRLSTEIAKILRGKHKPSFTPHINNGDHVIVINAEKVILSGNKEKDKNYYSHSFHPGGLKVRNVQTQRKLFPERIVERAVRLMLPKTVQGSNQYRALHVYAGSEHPHEAQQPEVLIINTKKGVNN; encoded by the coding sequence ATGAAACAAACTACACTTATTAAAACAGCAGATATCGCAAAAAAATGATATGTAGTAGATGCAAGTGAACAAACTTTAGGACGTTTATCTACTGAAATTGCTAAAATTTTAAGAGGTAAACATAAACCTAGTTTTACACCACATATTAATAATGGAGATCATGTTATAGTTATTAATGCAGAAAAAGTTATTTTGTCTGGAAATAAAGAAAAAGATAAGAATTATTACTCTCACTCATTTCACCCAGGTGGATTAAAAGTAAGAAATGTTCAAACTCAAAGAAAACTATTCCCAGAAAGAATTGTGGAAAGAGCAGTAAGACTTATGTTACCTAAAACAGTTCAAGGGTCTAATCAATATCGTGCATTGCATGTTTATGCTGGATCAGAACATCCTCATGAAGCTCAACAACCTGAGGTTCTAATCATAAACACTAAGAAAGGAGTTAACAATTAA
- the rpsI gene encoding 30S ribosomal protein S9, translating to MAAIKKSTVTYRGTGRRKSSVAQVILTPGNAGIIVNGKPALDFFPYATLVQDMEQPLVATGTKEDFTITVKVKGGGFTGQAGAARLGIARALLEASKDYKTELRSKGLLTRDARVKERKKYGLYGARRAPQFSKR from the coding sequence ATGGCAGCTATAAAAAAATCTACAGTTACTTATAGAGGTACAGGAAGAAGAAAATCTTCAGTAGCTCAAGTTATATTAACACCAGGTAATGCCGGTATAATTGTTAACGGAAAACCAGCTCTTGATTTTTTTCCATATGCAACATTGGTTCAAGATATGGAACAACCACTAGTAGCAACAGGAACTAAAGAAGACTTTACAATTACTGTTAAAGTTAAAGGTGGCGGATTTACAGGTCAAGCTGGTGCTGCAAGATTAGGTATTGCAAGAGCTTTACTTGAAGCAAGTAAAGATTACAAAACTGAGTTGAGATCAAAAGGATTACTTACAAGGGATGCACGTGTTAAAGAGCGTAAAAAATATGGTCTTTATGGTGCTCGTCGTGCCCCACAATTTTCAAAACGTTAG